In Lotus japonicus ecotype B-129 chromosome 5, LjGifu_v1.2, one genomic interval encodes:
- the LOC130721203 gene encoding B3 domain-containing protein At5g06250-like gives MSINHYSMDLPETTLFWTPHQHHQQMEPPPSIIHQNQQPTWFNLNNNHQNNDEEDENDDGDETTTTTTTTTATPKGETENDDDDIKEPMFEKPLTPSDVGKLNRLVIPKQHAEKYFPLSGGGGGGGDSAECKGLLLSFEDESGKCWRFRYSYWNSSQSYVLTKGWSRYVKDKRLDAGDVVLFQRHRDDAQRLFIGWRRRRQGGGAAAAAHVSRMVGHGKSSGDGNEVGGGGVGVGWTRGFYSAHPYPAHHHPLPYQHDCLHAGTRGSQGERQRTRAMGNMSSSSPSSSSSRVLRLFGVNMECQAEHDDSGPECSYNGDTVPMNQGTDTNHHFYQYSSNSHSNSNPHMVPHQSYYY, from the exons ATGTCCATAAACCACTACTCCATGGATCTTCCTGAAACAACACTGTTTTGGACTCCTCATCAGCATCATCAACAAATGGAACCACCACCTTCAATCATCCACCAAAACCAGCAACCCACATGGTTCAACCTCAACAACAACCACCAAAACAACGACGAAGAAGATGAAAACGACGACGGCGacgaaaccaccaccaccacaacaacaacaaccgccACACCGAAAGGAGAAACAGAAAACGACGACGACGACATTAAGGAACCCATGTTCGAGAAGCCGTTAACTCCGAGTGACGTGGGCAAGCTGAACCGCCTCGTCATCCCAAAGCAGCACGCGGAGAAGTACTTCCCCTtaagcggcggcggcggtggtggtggtgactcgGCCGAGTGCAAGGGGCTGTtactgagtttcgaggacgagtCAGGGAAGTGCTGGCGGTTCCGTTACTCGTACTGGAACAGCAGCCAGAGCTATGTTCTCACCAAGGGGTGGAGCCGTTACGTGAAGGACAAGCGTCTTGACGCCGGCGACGTCGTTTTGTTCCAGCGCCACCGTGATGATGCGCAGCGGCTCTTCATTGGGTGGAGGAGGCGCAGGCAGGGTGGTGGTGCCGCCGCCGCGGCGCACGTTAGCAGGATGGTGGGACATGGCAAGAGCAGTGGTGATGGGAatgaggttggtggtggtggtgtgggCGTGGGGTGGACCAGAGGGTTCTATTCTGCGCATCCTTATCCTGCGCATCATCATCCTTTGCCATATCAACATGACTGTCTTCATGCAG GTACTAGAGGGTCCCAAGGTGAGAGGCAAAGGACGAGAGCGATGGGGAACATGAGTTCTTCAAGTCCTAGTTCAAGTTCAAGCAGGGTACTTAGGCTTTTTGGAGTGAACATGGAATGCCAAGCTGAACATGATGATTCTGGACCAGAATGCTCCTACAATGGTGACACTGTGCCTATGAACCAGGGCACAGATACCAATCACCATTTTTATCAGTACTCTTCTAATTCTCATTCTAATTCCAACCCTCACATGGTACCTCACCAATCCTACTACTACTAG